The Streptomyces vinaceus genome contains the following window.
GCTGATCCTGGAGGCCGAGCTCACCCGGCTCGGCGCGCGCTACGAGAAGGCCGAGAAGATCTGGGACTCGCACGTGGTCGTGGACCGCAAGCTCACCACCGGCCAGAACCCGTACTCCTCCAAGGCCCTTGCCGAGACGTTCCTGACACAGCTCGCCAAGGTATAGAAAGCCCCCGCATCCGACACCGGAAGGCAGCCATGACCAAGCGCGCGCTCAGCGACCAGCCCTTGGCCAACCCCGGGAAGCTGTTCATCGGCGGCACATGGGTCTCGGCCCAGGACGGCCGTACCGAGCCGGACATCAGCCCCGTGGACGGGCAGGAGATCGTACCGGTGGCGCAGGCCGCCGCCGCCGACGCGGACGCGGCCGTGGCCGCCGCCCGCGCGGCGTACGAGGAAGGTCCCTGGAGCAGACTCTCCGCCCAGGAACGCGCGCTGCGGCTGAACCGGGTCGGTGAGCTCATCGAGCGCGACCTGGAGGAGATCGCCCTGCTGGAGACGGTGGACATGGGCAAGCCGTTCGCCTTCTCCAGCACGGTCGACGCCCCCATGGCCGCCCAGCTCATGCACTACTACGCCGGCGCCGTCACCCGGGTCGACGGCTCCTCGCGGGCCCCGGCCGGTGGGCAGCTCGCGTACACCCTGCGCGAACCGCTGGGCGTGGTCTGCGCCATCACCCCGTTCAACTTCCCGCTCCTGCTGTCGATGACGAAGATCGCACCGGCCCTGGCGGCGGGCAACACGGTCGTCCACAAGCCCTCCCCGGCCACCCCGCTCACCGCGCTGAAGATCGCCGAACTCTTCCAGGAGGCGGAGATCCCCGACGGCGTGCTGAACGTCATCACCGGTCCGGGCGTGGAGCTGGGCGAGACCCTCACCGGCCACCCCGACATCGACAAGATCGCCTTCACCGGCTCCACCGCGGTGGGCCAGACGATCATCCGCAAGTCGGCCGGCACCCTGAAGAAGGTGACGATGGAGCTCGGCGGCAAGTCCGCCAACATCGTTTTCGCCGACGCCGACCTCGACGCCGCCGAGGAGCTCGCCTTCTTCGGCATCTACTACAACAAGGGCGAGATCTGCACCGCCGGCTCGCGCCTGCTGCTCCAGCGCCCCATCCACGACGAACTGGTCGAACGCCTGGTGAGCCGGGCCGCCGCCCTCAAGCCCGGCGACCCGCGCGACCCGGAGACCCTGTTCGGGCCGCTGGCCCACCGCGGCCAGTTCGAGAAGGTCAGCTCGTACATCGAGGTGGGCGA
Protein-coding sequences here:
- a CDS encoding aldehyde dehydrogenase family protein codes for the protein MTKRALSDQPLANPGKLFIGGTWVSAQDGRTEPDISPVDGQEIVPVAQAAAADADAAVAAARAAYEEGPWSRLSAQERALRLNRVGELIERDLEEIALLETVDMGKPFAFSSTVDAPMAAQLMHYYAGAVTRVDGSSRAPAGGQLAYTLREPLGVVCAITPFNFPLLLSMTKIAPALAAGNTVVHKPSPATPLTALKIAELFQEAEIPDGVLNVITGPGVELGETLTGHPDIDKIAFTGSTAVGQTIIRKSAGTLKKVTMELGGKSANIVFADADLDAAEELAFFGIYYNKGEICTAGSRLLLQRPIHDELVERLVSRAAALKPGDPRDPETLFGPLAHRGQFEKVSSYIEVGEKEGAVLRTGGTGWTPEGASSQGLYFLPTIFTGVDNGMRIAQEEIFGPVLSIIPFDTEEDAIRIANDSAYGLAAGVHTKDLRRAHRVASQIKAGTVWVNCYNQYDPSVPYGGYKASGYGRECGPESLESYTQTKSVWIGMD